The following proteins are co-located in the Triticum aestivum cultivar Chinese Spring chromosome 1A, IWGSC CS RefSeq v2.1, whole genome shotgun sequence genome:
- the LOC123068945 gene encoding uncharacterized protein — protein sequence MTYLGFEAAVPTRFMVFATPYNADHLPGQMAIYSSETGQWTYVQTKWSSVTHVDCSRRTHVFLNGTMHLATLCNSIIPTVDVEGKVWKEIQMPVDWTSSNIVLTGQSQGRLYAWQVDYCDDSELDIWVLEDYGTGKWTLKHTVNVSELFGRHCRKDGDFYQMFAIHPDCNVIFLTNQKKKTVSYDMDNQKVHVICNEFMIGLPYTPCFAELPSVGH from the coding sequence ATGACTTACTTAGGTTTCGAAGCCGCTGTGCCAACCCGCTTTATGGTGTTTGCAACCCCTTACAATGCTGACCACCTTCCTGGACAAATGGCGATCTACTCATCAGAAACTGGACAGTGGACTTACGTGCAGACTAAGTGGTCCTCCGTAACTCATGTGGATTGTAGTAGACGCACACATGTCTTCTTGAATGGCACCATGCATTTGGCCACCCTTTGTAACTCAATAATACCCACAGTTGACGTGGAGGGGAAAGTTTGGAAGGAGATTCAAATGCCAGTTGACTGGACGAGCTCTAATATTGTTTTGACTGGGCAATCTCAAGGGCGCTTGTATGCGTGGCAGGTGGATTATTGTGATGATAGTGAACTCGATATTTGGGTTCTTGAGGACTATGGTACTGGAAAGTGGACCCTAAAGCATACTGTTAATGTTTCAGAGCTGTTCGGAAGGCATTGTCGCAAAGATGGTGATTTTTATCAGATGTTTGCAATTCATCCAGATTGTAATGTCATTTTCCTTACCAACCAGAAGAAGAAGACAGTGTCGTATGATATGGATAATCAGAAAGTACATGTTATCTGCAATGAGTTCATGATTGGGCTACCTTATACTCCCTGTTTTGCGGAATTGCCATCAGTTGGTCACTGA